The genomic region GCCTGCGTATTGCGAGTTTCAACCCCGGTACGCAAGTCTTTAATGCGGGAGTCATCAAGGACGTAAGAACGAATCTGGCTGCCCCAGCCGATGTCGGATTTATTATCTTCCATCGCCTGTTTCTCGGCATTTTTCTTCTGCATTTCCAGTTCATAAAGCTTCGCTTTCATCTGCTTCATGGCCTGGTCTTTGTTCTTGTGCTGAGAACGGTCGTTCTGGCACTGTGTTACAGTCCCAGTCGGGATGTGCGTAATACGTACCGCAGATTCAGTACGGTTAACGTGCTGACCACCCGCACCGGAAGCACGGTAAACGTCAATACGTAAATCTGCCGGGTTGATATCGATATCAATATCGTCATCAACTTCCGGATAAACAAAGGCAGAACTGAACGAGGTGTGGCGACGGCCGCCGGAGTCAAACGGGCTCTTACGCACCAGACGATGAACGCCGGTTTCGGTACGCAGCCAGCCGTAGGCATACTCGCCAGAAATCTTAATGGTCACCGACTTAATCCCGGCGACTTCACCTTCAGACTCTTCGATAATCTCGGTCTTAAAGCCTCGCGCTTCAGCCCAACGCAGATACATACGTTCCAGCATGCTTGCCCAGTCCTGCGCTTCAGTACCGCCGGAACCGGCCTGGATATCGAGATAACAGTCCGCGCTGTCATACTCACCGGAGAACATTCGACGGAATTCCAGCTGCGCCAGTTTCTCTTCCAGCGTATCAAGTTCAGCTACGGCTTCGTTAAAAGTTTCTTCGTCGTCGGCTTCTACAGCCAGTTCCAACAGGCCAGAGACATCTTCCAGCCCCTGAGCCATTTGGTCGAGGGTATCGACAATCGCTTCAAGCGCGGAACGCTCTTTGCCCAACGCCTGTGCGCGTTCAGGTTCGTTCCAGACATCCGGCTGTTCCAGCTCGGCGTTTACTTCTTCCAGACGCTCTTTCTTGGCATCATAGTCAAAGATACCCCCTAAGAACGTTGGAGCGCTCCGTGAGGTCCTGAATGCGGTTTTTTACCGGATTAATTTCAAACATGGTCTGATTTCTTTTATTGGACTTGTCAAAATGCGGTGATAAGAGCGGGATTGTACCCAATCCACGCCCTTTTTTGTAGCTTTACTGACGCTATATTGGCCAGATATTGTCGATGATGATCTGAAGGGAGCGATTGCCGCGAAATTCGTTGATATCAAGCCTGTAAGCCAGTTCCACTTCACGCACGCCGTTGTCCGGCCAGACGGAGGTGTCGACGTTGAACGCAATACCGTCGAGCAGCGGACCGCCGCCGATCGGTTCAACCATGACTTTTAAATGACGTTCGCCCACGATGCGCTGCTGCAGTAGCCGGAAACGACCATCGAACAGCGGCTCAGGGAACATCTGTCCCCACGGACCGGCATCGCGCAGCAACTGCGCCACTTCCATGGTCATCTCCGCAGGCGTGAGCGGACCGTCGGAAACCACTTCACCCTGCAACATCGACGGATCCAGCCATTCGGTCACCAGCTCGCCAAAACGCGCCTGGAACAGATCAAACTTCGCTTCTTCAAGCGATAAACCTGCCGCCATTGCATGGCCGCCGAATTTAATCATCAGCCCCGGATGCAGCGTATCCAACCGCTCCAACGCATCACGCATATGAAGCCCCTGAACAGAACGACCAGAGCCTTTGAGTATGCCCTCGCCTGCCGGAGCAAAGGCGATCACCGGACGGTGAAAGCGCTCTTTGATGCGCGATGCCAGAATGCCGACCACCCCCTGGTGCCATTCCGGATGATACATCGCCAGGCCACCGGGTAAGGTGTCGCGACTGCGCTCCAGCTTCTCGCACAAGGTCAGTGCTTCAACCTGCATCCCCTGCTCGATTTCTTTACGCGTCTGATTTAGCGCATCCAGTTCGTTTGCCAGCATACGTGCTTCGCCGATGTTATCGCACAGCAGCAGCGCTACGCCGACGGACATATCGTCCAGACGACCCGCAGCATTAAGGCGCGGGCCCAGCGCGAACCCGAGATCGCTTGCCACCAGTTTTGCCGGTTCGCGGTTAGCGATTTCCAGCAGTGCCTTAATCCCCGGACGGCAAACGCCAGCGCGAATGCGGCTTAAACCCTGCCAGATCAGGATACGGTTGTTCGCGTCTAGCGGTACAACGTCTGCCACCGTCCCCAGTGCGACGAGGTCGAGATACTCAACAATCTTCGGCGCAACAATGCCACGCGCCTCAAACCAGCCCTTGCTTTTGAGATGATTACACAGCACCAGCATCAGATAGAACGCGACCCCGACTCCCGCCAGCGATTTTGACGGGAACGGACAATCGACGAGGTTGGGGTTCACCATTGCATCGGCATTGGGTAGGGTTTCGCCTGGCAGGTGATGATCGGTAACCAACACGCTGATCCCAAGCGCATGAGCATGATCAACCCCGGCGTGGGAGGAGATGCCGTTATCAACGGTCATGATCATTTGCGCGCCGCGCGCATGCGCCTGATCGACCACTTCCGGGCTTAATCCGTAGCCGTCTTCAAAACGGTTGGGAACCAGATATTCGACGGCGCTACAGCCCATCGCCCGCAGGGAGAGCACGCTTAATGCCGTACTGGTGGCACCATCGGCATCAAAATCGCCAACCACCATGATGCGCAGGTTTTTCTCAAACGCGTCATGCAGCATCTCAACGGCTTTTTCGACCCCGGTCAGCGTTTTCCAGTGCAGCATCCCTTTCAGGCCGCGCTCCAGATCCGCCGCCGTTTTCACGCCGCGACTGGCATACAGACGGCGCAACAGCGGAGGCAGTTCGGCAGGCAATGTCGCCGTCTCGTCGGCCTCACGACGACGAAGTTGTATCTTTTGTCTCACGCGAATTATTTACCGCTGGTCTGTTTTTGATGTGCGTCGAGGAACGCTTTCATCTCTTTCGGTCCCTGGTAACCCGGCACCACATAGCCGTTATTCAGCACAATCGCCGGCGTACCGTTAACGC from Citrobacter sp. RHB25-C09 harbors:
- the prfB gene encoding peptide chain release factor 2 (programmed frameshift), giving the protein MFEINPVKNRIQDLTERSNVLRGYLDYDAKKERLEEVNAELEQPDVWNEPERAQALGKERSALEAIVDTLDQMAQGLEDVSGLLELAVEADDEETFNEAVAELDTLEEKLAQLEFRRMFSGEYDSADCYLDIQAGSGGTEAQDWASMLERMYLRWAEARGFKTEIIEESEGEVAGIKSVTIKISGEYAYGWLRTETGVHRLVRKSPFDSGGRRHTSFSSAFVYPEVDDDIDIDINPADLRIDVYRASGAGGQHVNRTESAVRITHIPTGTVTQCQNDRSQHKNKDQAMKQMKAKLYELEMQKKNAEKQAMEDNKSDIGWGSQIRSYVLDDSRIKDLRTGVETRNTQAVLDGSLDQFIEASLKAGL
- the recJ gene encoding single-stranded-DNA-specific exonuclease RecJ → MRQKIQLRRREADETATLPAELPPLLRRLYASRGVKTAADLERGLKGMLHWKTLTGVEKAVEMLHDAFEKNLRIMVVGDFDADGATSTALSVLSLRAMGCSAVEYLVPNRFEDGYGLSPEVVDQAHARGAQMIMTVDNGISSHAGVDHAHALGISVLVTDHHLPGETLPNADAMVNPNLVDCPFPSKSLAGVGVAFYLMLVLCNHLKSKGWFEARGIVAPKIVEYLDLVALGTVADVVPLDANNRILIWQGLSRIRAGVCRPGIKALLEIANREPAKLVASDLGFALGPRLNAAGRLDDMSVGVALLLCDNIGEARMLANELDALNQTRKEIEQGMQVEALTLCEKLERSRDTLPGGLAMYHPEWHQGVVGILASRIKERFHRPVIAFAPAGEGILKGSGRSVQGLHMRDALERLDTLHPGLMIKFGGHAMAAGLSLEEAKFDLFQARFGELVTEWLDPSMLQGEVVSDGPLTPAEMTMEVAQLLRDAGPWGQMFPEPLFDGRFRLLQQRIVGERHLKVMVEPIGGGPLLDGIAFNVDTSVWPDNGVREVELAYRLDINEFRGNRSLQIIIDNIWPI